A single genomic interval of Camelina sativa cultivar DH55 chromosome 11, Cs, whole genome shotgun sequence harbors:
- the LOC104720943 gene encoding homeobox-leucine zipper protein ATHB-16-like, with protein sequence MKRLSSSDSMCGLISTSTDEQSPRGYGSNYQSMLEGYEEDATLIEEYSGNHNHHMGLSEKKRRLRVDQVKALEKNFELENKLEPERKTKLAQELGLQPRQVAVWFQNRRARWKTKQLEKDYGILKSQYDSLRHNFDSLRRDNDSLLQEISKIKATINGEEDNNKATTESVKREEVVSLPESFHKTDSTPSSPPQFLEHSTGFNYRRSFTDDLRDLLPNSTAVVGDAGYSDSCDSSAVLNEETSSDNGRLTPPSTVAGGSFLQFVKTEQREDHDDFLSGEEACGFFSDEQPPSLHWYSASDHWT encoded by the exons ATGAAGAGGCTAAGCAGCTCAGATTCAATGTGTGGTCTCATCTCCACTTCTACAG atgaacAGAGTCCAAGAGGTTACGGAAGTAATTACCAATCTATGCTTGAAGGTTACGAGGAAGATGCTACACTAATCGAGGAATACTCCGGCAACCACAACCACCACATGGGTCTATcggaaaagaagagaagactgAGAGTTGACCAAGTCAAAGCTCTTGAGAAAAATTTCGAACTTGAGAACAAACTCGAACCTGAGAGGAAAACGAAACTAGCACAAGAGCTTGGACTCCAACCTCGTCAAGTAGCGGTTTGGTTTCAAAACCGTCGTGCACGgtggaaaacaaaacaacttgaGAAAGATTACGGCATTCTTAAGAGCCAATACGACTCTCTCCGCCACAATTTTGATTCTCTCCGCCGTGACAACGATTCTCTTCTCCAAGAG ATTAGTAAAATCAAAGCTACGATCAAcggagaagaagataacaaCAAAGCTACGACTGAGAGTGTTAAGAGAGAAGAAGTAGTTTCATTGCCGGAGAGTTTTCACAAGACGGATTCGACTCCATCGTCTCCTCCGCAGTTTCTTGAACATTCAACCGGGTTTAACTACCGGCGAAGCTTCACCGACGACCTCCGTGACCTTTTACCGAATTCTACCGCAGTTGTTGGAGACGCTGGATACTCCGATAGCTGCGACTCAAGCGCAGTTCTAAACGAAGAAACAAGTTCGGACAACGGAAGATTAACGCCGCCGTCTACGGTTGCCGGCGGGAGTTTCTTACAGTTTGTGAAAACGGAACAAAGAGAGGATCACGACGATTTTCTAAGCGGTGAAGAAGCTTGTGGATTCTTCTCCGATGAACAACCACCGTCACTTCATTGGTACTCTGCTTCTGATCATTGGACTTAA